CACAACCGCTGCCGGTGCGAACCTGCTGGCCGGCCTCCGGCCAAGGGTCCGGGGGTCGCCCCCGCAAAGCACAGCCGCTGCCGGTCAGGGTGCCGGAGAACGGTGGTGGCGGGCAGGGCAGAATGGGGGCGGACTAGCGAAGGAGACTTACGTGGCCATCCGCGTCCTACTGGTCGACGACCAGCCGCTGCTGCGTACGGGCTTCCGGATGATCCTGGAGGCCGAGCAGGACATCGCGGTCGTCGGCGAGGCCGGAGACGGCCTCCAGGCACTTGACCAGGTGCGTGCCCTGCAGCCCGATGTGGTTCTGATGGACATCCGCATGCCGCGGATGGACGGGGTGGAGGCGACCCGGCAGATCACCGGTCCGGGACGGGACGGCCCGGCCAAGGTGCTTGTGCTGACCACGTTCGACCTCGACGAGTATGTGGTGGAGGCGTTGCGGGCCGGTGCGAGTGGCTTCCTCCTCAAGGATGCCCCGGCCAATGAGCTGGTGCAGGCGATCCGGGTGGTCGCCGATGGTGAGGCGATGCTCGCGCCGAGCATCACGCGCCGGCTGCTCGACAAGTACGCGGGGCACCTGCCGTCCGGGGACGATCCGGTTCCGGACACGTTGCACACCCTCACCGATCGCGAGGTGGAGGTGCTGAAGCTGGTGGCGCGCGGGTTGTCGAACGCCGAGATCGCCGCCGATCTCTTCGTCAGCGAGACGACGGTCAAGACGCATGTAGGTCACGTCCTGACCAAGTTGGGGCTGCGGGACCGGGTGCAGGCGGCGGTGTACGCGTATGAGAGCGGGCTGGTGCGCCCGGGCGCACAGTAGGCGGCGGCTGCCTCTGCCCGAAGCACGGTGACGACGACGGGGGCGCCCCCTTCTCGCGACGGGGGCGCCGTCCGTGCGGGTGCGGCCTCGTTCAGCCCTTGCTGATCTCCCAGAACCGGAACACCGTCGATGCGTCGAGGCAGTATTCGAGCCCGTAGACGTTGTCGCGCTCGACGGCGTACTGCTTGGCCTGCCAGATCGGGATGATGGGGATGTCCTCGGCGACGATGTTCTGGAGTTCGCCGTAGTGGGCCTCGGTCGATGAACGGTCGCTCTCGGCGGCCGTCTTCGGGATCAGGTCCCCTGTGATGGTGTTGTTGACGTAGTTGTTGCCCAGCACGTTG
The Streptomyces sp. CGMCC 4.7035 DNA segment above includes these coding regions:
- a CDS encoding response regulator transcription factor codes for the protein MAIRVLLVDDQPLLRTGFRMILEAEQDIAVVGEAGDGLQALDQVRALQPDVVLMDIRMPRMDGVEATRQITGPGRDGPAKVLVLTTFDLDEYVVEALRAGASGFLLKDAPANELVQAIRVVADGEAMLAPSITRRLLDKYAGHLPSGDDPVPDTLHTLTDREVEVLKLVARGLSNAEIAADLFVSETTVKTHVGHVLTKLGLRDRVQAAVYAYESGLVRPGAQ